TTTTTTGAATGATACAATTGCTTATAACTTACCTTGACCTGCCATTTGCTATTCCATATTATTTTCTCTAGTGTTAGAATCTACTCGGATGATTTTGTGCAATGATTAATCATATATAGTTTAATTTCATAATACTAAGCGTTTGCTGATCTATCCCATCGAATGACATCTCTGCTCCATTTTGGTCAAGGTTTAATACGATAAGGGAATGTTTCAAGTAAGGAACTAGGCAACCACTTCGCTTGGCGAAAACCATTGTGAAGAATACGACAAATGTTTAAAATAAATATAGTCAAAATCTGAATAGGTTTACCGATAAATTGGTCGAAAAGGTGTGAATAGTGGGTGGCTACCGACTGGAACATATTGAAAATGGACAATTTGATTGTTACAATAAATCTGTTTTGTAAAACGCATATTATTTAGAAGATCATAGTCATATATTAATTAAAAAAGAGGTAGTCTTTAATGAGGAAAAGTATTAATTTACCGTTTTTATCTATAGTGTTTATCTTATTTTATTTAATTCATTTAAAAATTACAATCGTACCTGGTAGCGACGACTCTTGGTTTGCTGAAGCTTCCGAGAATACCCCCTTTTGGGAATGGATAACTAATCGATATTTGACATGGTCGGGACGTCTTTTCCGGATGCGATGCTTTATGCTTTGTTAGATGAGTATCTATGGTTATGGAGAATTCTAAACTCGATATTTTTCATGATTCTTGCTTACGGATTAGTCCGTCTAATTAAAAAAGAAGTTACTAAATTAGAGTTTATTTTTGCACTTTTAGTAGTAGCGTATATAAATGAAGGTATATTGAATAATGGACTTTTTTGGATAACAGGAACAATGAATTATCTTTGGCCAATTGCACTAGGAATAGTAGCGATGATTCCTTTCGCAAATAAAATTCTTGGGATTGACCCTGTGTTGTCTAATAAAAGTTTAGTCATCTACGTTCTTTCTGGTATTATTGCATCAATTTCCAATGAGCAAGTTGCTATGTGTATGTCAACCTTTGCTTTAATTTTTTTAATTGTGACCTACATAAAGTACAAACTAATTGATAAAAAACTACTGTTTTTTACTATCTTGATTTTACTTGGTACTTGCATTTTGATTTTCGCTCCCGGAAATGCAGTAAGATGGGATAATGAAGTCGAGAGATGGTTTCCAGGCTTTGATCAGTTTTCCTTAAAGACCAAATTACATTTAGGTTTTATATGGCTCTATGGACAGTTGTTTGTTGTCATGA
The DNA window shown above is from Bacillus sp. T3 and carries:
- a CDS encoding DUF6056 family protein, coding for MVGTSFPDAMLYALLDEYLWLWRILNSIFFMILAYGLVRLIKKEVTKLEFIFALLVVAYINEGILNNGLFWITGTMNYLWPIALGIVAMIPFANKILGIDPVLSNKSLVIYVLSGIIASISNEQVAMCMSTFALIFLIVTYIKYKLIDKKLLFFTILILLGTCILIFAPGNAVRWDNEVERWFPGFDQFSLKTKLHLGFIWLYGQLFVVMRNIILLLSLTVFILCYKEKDITKYRYIFYVFSAQLFVLISSIILNRNVLYNFGLINSYRISQNILQPWTSDIGFLLALFPYVFWTLFSFCLVILTLKKSKHPFFIFLCLAAAVTTLIMMFFSPTIYASIERPLVVGSVLISSIIIRLMIENEFLKNKINIIILSCFPLLNVLHLIKNW